A region of Chitinophaga horti DNA encodes the following proteins:
- a CDS encoding acyl-CoA dehydrogenase family protein, translating to MDTAVTNKAALKGAEFIVKESIPQDVFIPEDFSEEQQMIKEMAEQFVAKEVTPVLDRLDKLEEGLMPSLLDKAGEQGLLGAAFPEELGGLGKDFVTATLINEALGAGHSFSVAMAAHTGIGSLPILYFGTDAQKQKYIPKLASGEMKGAYALTEPNSGSDALSAKTTAKLSADGKYYLLNGQKCWITNSGFADVFTVFAKIDGDKFTGFIVDKDTPGFTLGAEEHKMGIKGSSTRQIYFQDAQVPVENVLGEIGKGHLIAFNILNIGRLKLCAAALGGTKQSISISVQYAATREQFKQPIANFGAIKHKLGEMAIRTWACEAALYRTAQLIDQKEHELLEAGKPFNEALLGAAEEYAVECAMLKVNGSEVLDFVVDEGVQIHGGNGFSDEYVISKAYRDSRINRIFEGTNEINRLLTLDMTLKRAMKGKIDLMTPAMNVMKELMSIPDFGSDDESAFAKELKLIGSFKKAILLAAGAAAQKLAMKLESEQEILMNIADMAIETFVAESALLRLIKLQEQKGADAVALQTDMVRTYLYDAAERIHKSGKDAINGFAEGDEQRMMLLGIKRFTKAEPFNTKEARRRIADKLLADNKYAF from the coding sequence ATGGATACCGCGGTTACCAACAAAGCAGCTTTAAAAGGCGCCGAATTTATTGTTAAAGAAAGCATTCCACAGGACGTTTTTATCCCAGAAGATTTTTCGGAAGAACAACAGATGATCAAAGAGATGGCCGAACAGTTTGTGGCTAAAGAAGTTACACCTGTACTCGACCGCCTCGATAAACTGGAAGAAGGCCTGATGCCATCGTTGCTCGATAAAGCCGGCGAACAAGGACTATTAGGCGCAGCCTTTCCGGAGGAACTGGGTGGACTGGGCAAAGATTTTGTTACCGCCACCCTCATCAACGAAGCACTGGGTGCCGGCCATTCGTTTTCGGTAGCCATGGCTGCCCATACCGGCATCGGCTCCTTACCCATCCTATACTTTGGTACCGACGCACAAAAACAAAAATACATTCCCAAACTGGCCAGCGGCGAAATGAAAGGCGCCTACGCACTTACGGAGCCCAACTCCGGCTCCGACGCCCTGAGCGCCAAAACCACCGCAAAGCTATCGGCCGACGGTAAATACTACCTCCTGAACGGACAAAAATGCTGGATCACCAATTCCGGTTTCGCGGACGTGTTTACCGTGTTTGCCAAAATCGACGGTGATAAATTTACCGGTTTTATTGTTGATAAAGATACGCCGGGCTTTACGCTGGGTGCTGAAGAACATAAGATGGGCATTAAAGGCTCCTCTACCCGCCAGATTTATTTCCAGGACGCACAGGTGCCCGTGGAAAATGTACTCGGCGAAATCGGTAAGGGCCACCTCATCGCATTTAACATCCTGAATATCGGCCGCCTGAAACTCTGCGCCGCCGCACTGGGTGGTACCAAACAAAGCATCTCCATCTCCGTACAATACGCGGCTACCCGCGAACAGTTCAAGCAACCGATCGCCAACTTCGGCGCCATCAAGCACAAACTGGGAGAAATGGCCATCCGCACCTGGGCATGTGAGGCCGCATTGTATCGTACAGCGCAACTCATCGACCAGAAAGAGCATGAACTACTGGAAGCAGGCAAACCCTTTAACGAGGCACTGCTTGGCGCTGCGGAGGAATATGCCGTGGAGTGCGCCATGCTGAAAGTAAACGGCTCAGAGGTGCTCGACTTCGTGGTGGACGAAGGTGTGCAGATTCATGGAGGTAACGGCTTCAGCGACGAGTATGTGATTTCAAAAGCGTACCGCGATAGCCGCATCAACCGTATATTCGAAGGCACCAACGAAATCAATCGCCTGCTCACACTCGACATGACCCTGAAGCGCGCCATGAAAGGCAAGATCGACCTGATGACGCCGGCCATGAACGTGATGAAGGAGCTGATGAGCATTCCCGACTTCGGCAGCGACGACGAAAGCGCCTTTGCCAAAGAACTGAAACTGATCGGCAGCTTTAAGAAAGCGATTCTGCTGGCCGCGGGCGCTGCTGCGCAAAAGCTCGCCATGAAACTGGAGAGCGAACAGGAAATACTGATGAACATTGCGGATATGGCCATCGAGACCTTCGTGGCCGAAAGTGCCCTGTTACGCCTCATCAAACTGCAGGAGCAGAAAGGCGCGGATGCTGTTGCCCTGCAAACCGATATGGTACGCACCTACCTGTACGATGCGGCAGAACGCATTCATAAATCCGGCAAAGATGCGATTAATGGTTTTGCAGAAGGGGATGAGCAAAGAATGATGCTGCTGGGCATAAAACGCTTTACCAAAGCAGAACCGTTCAACACAAAAGAAGCCCGCCGCCGCATAGCGGATAAACTGCTGGCAGACAATAAGTACGCCTTCTAA
- a CDS encoding alpha/beta fold hydrolase has translation MSSFFIPYGHSKFHAVTYGNGPELLICLHGFGENAAHFECLQSSLGDQFTLLALNMPFHGETVWQEQRTFEKEDLINIFQKILQHQGKQKFSLLGYSMGGRLALCIIERMAGQINHLVLIAPDGLKNNPWHMFVTQTRWGNRIFKHTTYHPAFFFRLLTLTNRLGMINQSVYKFAFHSMDKLEKRELVYTVWTALRRMMPSRKRCKVLLAKHHIPTLMMFGKYDRVIPPVLGYRFSDGTFPCKIIVLNKGHQLLSETLGAIIKNNISTE, from the coding sequence ATGTCTTCATTTTTCATACCATACGGACACAGTAAGTTTCATGCGGTTACCTACGGCAACGGCCCGGAGCTGCTTATCTGTCTGCATGGTTTTGGCGAAAATGCCGCCCATTTCGAATGCCTGCAAAGCAGCCTGGGCGATCAGTTTACCCTGCTTGCGCTCAACATGCCTTTTCATGGCGAAACGGTGTGGCAGGAGCAGCGCACGTTCGAAAAAGAGGATCTTATCAACATCTTCCAAAAAATATTACAACACCAGGGCAAACAAAAATTCTCTTTACTGGGTTATAGTATGGGTGGACGACTTGCGTTATGCATCATAGAAAGGATGGCCGGACAAATTAACCACCTGGTACTGATCGCGCCGGACGGGCTCAAAAACAATCCCTGGCACATGTTTGTGACGCAAACGCGCTGGGGCAACCGAATCTTTAAGCACACCACTTATCATCCTGCATTTTTCTTCCGCCTGCTCACCCTCACGAACAGATTGGGGATGATCAATCAAAGTGTGTACAAATTTGCTTTTCACAGTATGGATAAACTGGAGAAGCGGGAACTGGTGTATACCGTATGGACGGCATTGCGAAGAATGATGCCTTCCAGAAAGAGATGTAAGGTACTGCTCGCGAAACATCATATTCCCACGTTAATGATGTTCGGGAAATACGACCGGGTTATACCGCCCGTGTTAGGCTACCGGTTTTCCGACGGCACCTTCCCCTGCAAAATCATAGTTTTAAACAAAGGACACCAGTTACTATCTGAAACGCTGGGCGCCATAATAAAAAATAATATTTCGACTGAATGA